One Micavibrio aeruginosavorus ARL-13 genomic window carries:
- a CDS encoding SEC-C metal-binding domain-containing protein, with product MGRSRRKKQTETVEPFDFSKITIPEHRSESEIWDSLEKICVSPGYVHALAFLCWRDNFIGYQEGNFKPTDLDKMKSSERLLRSELSLLIGLMVKAPIDFAWPTPQAVQHYIDETEKLMAELHKAMSAVLWANFKETGFDPTKNPFTHGMAMREPFFYASEAAYMFQYRDFSPERYGRDEAWFQEKKGFAPSDVKKIIDAISEIQLEKFQSLREHIKPEEMENFTLLPAFMYSESAIAEASGCSVETTRNVLRAFSPQSLPCNQSFKTVGSFNEVSAYPIIPVGEGNHLLLQNYSLAESAYETPAFWMSKDAAYAETAKKNRGFFTENFSANRLRHILGTDHVHENVYIMKGKNRVGEIDVLALYADRAIILQAKSKKLTEAAKKGDDHAIKTDFQKAIQDAYDQGFKCAELIGDDEYRLTDEQGNSLTLRRNFAEIFVFCVVSEYYPSLARQADQFLKRREHDVIRPPYVMDVFFLDVLCEILDTPLQFFNFLHRRVGSERVKSESELAVLSYHLAYNLWFEEGYDFIDLGEDFSVHLDAAILARREGLPGERTPKGILTKLQGTFFDRLIQQISRLETDNVLELGYFLLEISEDGANQLAQSCETIMTQARLDRRAHDATMGFAKSGITIHSNYLDKKEAGQRLFAHCSAAKYRQKAETWFGVALNPETGDIDFALGLKSPWEQSNDMDHVISQYFPAAPYKNMKQALKHYQSQSKRKVGRNEPCPCGSGKKHKKCCLR from the coding sequence ATGGGAAGAAGTCGCAGAAAGAAACAGACTGAAACTGTAGAGCCATTTGATTTCTCAAAAATCACAATACCGGAACATCGTTCTGAATCAGAAATTTGGGATAGCTTGGAAAAGATATGCGTCTCGCCAGGATACGTTCACGCCTTAGCTTTTCTATGCTGGAGAGATAATTTTATCGGTTATCAGGAGGGGAATTTTAAGCCGACCGACCTCGATAAGATGAAATCTTCAGAGCGTCTTTTGCGCTCAGAGCTATCCTTGCTTATAGGGCTGATGGTAAAAGCACCCATTGATTTTGCGTGGCCTACGCCACAAGCGGTTCAGCATTATATCGACGAAACGGAAAAACTTATGGCCGAACTGCACAAGGCTATGAGTGCCGTGCTTTGGGCTAATTTCAAAGAAACTGGCTTTGATCCCACCAAGAACCCGTTCACGCACGGTATGGCTATGCGTGAACCGTTCTTCTATGCGAGCGAAGCCGCTTATATGTTTCAGTACAGGGATTTTTCTCCCGAAAGATATGGTCGAGATGAGGCATGGTTTCAGGAAAAAAAAGGATTCGCGCCGAGCGATGTGAAGAAGATCATTGACGCTATTTCTGAAATCCAGCTTGAGAAATTCCAGTCCTTGCGGGAGCATATAAAACCTGAAGAGATGGAAAACTTCACTCTTCTCCCAGCTTTCATGTATTCAGAGAGCGCAATCGCAGAGGCTTCAGGATGTTCAGTAGAGACGACAAGGAATGTTCTGAGAGCTTTTTCTCCTCAATCACTACCCTGCAATCAATCTTTCAAAACTGTTGGTTCATTTAACGAAGTCAGTGCCTATCCCATCATCCCTGTGGGAGAGGGAAATCATTTGCTCCTCCAGAATTACAGTTTGGCCGAGAGTGCTTACGAAACGCCTGCCTTCTGGATGAGTAAAGATGCTGCTTACGCTGAAACGGCAAAGAAAAACCGAGGATTCTTTACTGAGAATTTTTCGGCAAACAGGCTTCGGCATATCCTTGGAACCGATCATGTTCACGAAAACGTCTATATTATGAAAGGCAAGAACAGGGTCGGAGAAATTGACGTTCTGGCCTTGTATGCGGATCGCGCCATCATCTTGCAGGCCAAGTCGAAAAAACTGACAGAGGCGGCCAAAAAAGGTGACGATCACGCGATCAAAACCGACTTTCAGAAGGCGATTCAGGACGCATACGATCAGGGATTCAAGTGCGCTGAGTTGATAGGGGATGACGAGTACCGTTTAACCGATGAGCAGGGGAATTCTCTCACCCTGCGCAGAAACTTTGCCGAGATTTTCGTTTTCTGTGTCGTATCAGAATACTATCCGTCGCTAGCGCGGCAAGCAGACCAGTTTCTGAAGAGAAGAGAGCATGATGTCATCAGACCTCCTTACGTCATGGATGTGTTCTTTCTGGATGTCCTGTGCGAAATACTTGATACACCCCTTCAATTCTTCAATTTTCTACATCGGCGCGTCGGTTCGGAGCGCGTGAAATCTGAGAGTGAACTGGCGGTTCTTTCGTATCATCTCGCCTATAATCTGTGGTTCGAGGAAGGATACGACTTCATCGATCTTGGAGAAGATTTTTCTGTCCATCTTGATGCTGCCATACTTGCGAGAAGAGAGGGATTACCAGGGGAGAGAACTCCAAAAGGAATTTTAACCAAGCTGCAAGGCACGTTCTTTGATCGCCTTATACAGCAGATTAGCAGATTGGAGACAGATAACGTATTAGAGCTTGGTTACTTTCTACTCGAAATTAGCGAGGACGGAGCAAATCAACTCGCACAAAGTTGTGAGACGATTATGACCCAAGCGCGGCTAGACCGCCGTGCGCACGACGCTACTATGGGGTTTGCGAAGTCAGGCATAACGATACATTCCAATTATCTGGATAAGAAAGAAGCTGGCCAGCGTCTTTTTGCCCACTGTTCAGCGGCTAAATATCGACAAAAAGCCGAAACATGGTTCGGGGTAGCTCTAAATCCTGAAACTGGTGATATTGATTTTGCACTTGGCTTGAAATCGCCATGGGAACAATCCAACGACATGGATCATGTCATCTCCCAGTATTTCCCTGCGGCGCCATATAAAAACATGAAGCAAGCCCTGAAACACTATCAATCCCAGTCAAAGCGCAAGGTTGGCAGGAATGAGCCTTGCCCCTGCGGAAGCGGTAAAAAGCACAAAAAATGCTGCTTGCGATAA